A genomic stretch from Helianthus annuus cultivar XRQ/B chromosome 1, HanXRQr2.0-SUNRISE, whole genome shotgun sequence includes:
- the LOC110872273 gene encoding polygalacturonase QRT2, which translates to MHLHKHLVILLTILGSTLSCSSYGTHHQPIKPTRNLLARASLKPWPVNVDHYGAMANGTDDSDAFREAWRSACSSSKGTEFVVPKNKVYHLKPIKFSGPCNPNLKVKIYGTIKASSHRSDYEKDRRHWIVFEDLEDLTVEGGGTINGNGRIWWIKSCKVDETQPCIGAPTAVSFRNCTRLRVNNIRIKNPQQMHLTFQNSINVRASNLRIIAPANSPNTDGIHITASQNVQVFNSLVKTGDDCVSIVDGSRNIVVRKLTCGPGHGISIGSLGKNNSEDKVSNILVDKAIISNTTNGVRIKSWQGGSGYARNIKFQNIVMHNVTNPIIVDQNYCDRKEECPEQKSAVQMQNVVYRNIKGTSNSEVAINFDCSKTFPCQAILLENIDLNRQGNEGDMKASCSNVRLTTRGKVTPRCK; encoded by the exons ATGCATCTACATAAGCACTTGGTTATACTGCTAACAATCTTGGGTTCAACCCTCTCTTGCTCTTCTTATGGAACTCACCATCAACCTATCAAACCAACAAGAAACCTATTAGCACGAGCCAGCCTCAAGCCGTGGCCGGTCAATGTAGATCACTATGGAGCCATGGCTAACGGCACCGATGATTCTGAT GCATTTAGGGAAGCATGGAGGAGTGCTTGTAGTTCTTCTAAGGGAACTGAGTTTGTGGTTCCAAAGAACAAAGTGTATCATCTCAAGCCCATCAAATTTTCTGGTCCTTGTAATCCAAATTTGAAAGTCAAG ATTTATGGGACAATCAAAGCTTCTTCACATCGATCAGACTACGAAAAAGACCGAAGACATTGGATCGTGTTTGAAGATCTTGAAGATTTAACTGTTGAAGGTGGAGGAACCATCAATGGAAATGGAAGAATTTGGTGGATTAAATCTTGCAAAGTTGACGAAACTCAA CCCTGCATCGGTGCACCAACG GCAGTAAGTTTTAGGAACTGCACAAGATTGAGAGTAAATAATATAAGGATTAAAAATCCACAGCAAATGCATTTAACTTTCCAAAATTCAATAAATGTGAGAGCTTCAAATCTGAGGATCATTGCACCTGCTAATAGCCCCAACACTGATGGGATACACATAACTGCTTCTCAAAATGTTCAGGTCTTCAATTCTTTGGTAAAAACAG GTGATGATTGTGTTTCAATCGTAGACGGATCACGAAACATTGTAGTTAGGAAACTTACATGTGGTCCAGGTCACGGAATCAG TATTGGAAGTTTGGGAAAGAACAATTCAGAGGACAAAGTGTCAAATATATTAGTGGATAAAGCAATAATTTCAAATACCACAAATGGAGTCAGAATTAAAAGTTGGCAG GGAGGGTCTGGATATGCCAGAAACATCAAATTCCAAAACATCGTAATGCATAATGTGACTAATCCAATTATAGTGGATCAGAACTATTGTGATCGCAAAGAAGAATGCCCAGAACAG AAATCTGCGGTACAAATGCAAAATGTGGTCTACAGGAACATAAAAGGAACAAGTAATTCCGAAGTAGCCATAAACTTTGATTGTAGTAAGACTTTCCCATGTCAAGCGATTTTGTTGGAGAATATCGATCTAAATCGTCAAGGGAATGAAGGAGACATGAAAGCATCATGTTCGAATGTCAGGTTAACGACAAGAGGGAAGGTTACACCGCGTTGCAAATGA